The DNA region TGACCTTAGCTCGCCGCATCGGCCCCAAGCCACGCCAGTGCGCCCTGCGCCGCGACCATGCCCATGCTGAACCACGTCTGTACTGAACCACGCCTGCAGCAGGTAGCCGCCCGTGGGGGCCTCCCAGTCGAGCATCTCGCCCGCGACGAACGTGCCTGGCAGACGCCGTAGCATGAGGTGCTCGTCTACCTCCGACGACGATGATCCGCCAGAAGCGGTCCCTGCCTCCCGCGGATGCGCGTCGTCGGGCAAGCACCGCTTGAGACCGTCCTTCGGGGCGGTTTTTTGCGTTGGTGGTGGTCGTGCGTCGGCCCGAGATGGCTCATGTCTATAGTGACAGCGTGGACGCGGCGACCGAGACCTCTCCTGGAGACAGCGTGACCACCAGGGCGCGGGGCCGCTTCCGACCCGACGTTGAGGCGCTGCGGGCGCTCGCGATCACCCTGGTGCTGTTGTTCCACGCGGGAGTGACCTTCGTGCCGGGCGGGTTCGTCGGCGTCGACGTGTTCTTCGTGATCTCGGGATTCCTCATCACCGGTCTGCTCGTGCGCGAGCTCGAGGGATCGGGGCGCATTCGCCTCGCCAATTTCTACGCCCGACGCGTCCGCCGGCTCATCCCCGCAGCGGTGACGGTCCTGGCGTTCGTTGCCGTGGTGACATTGCGCTTCTCACCGGGCGGCTATCGGGACGAGTACGGCTCCGACATCTCGTCGGCCGCGGGCTATTGGGCGAACTGGCACTTCGCGGCTCGAGCGGTGAACTACCTGGGATCCCAGTTGGCCCCGTCCCCGGTTCTGCACTATTGGTCGCTCTCGGTCGAAGAGCAGTTCTATGTGGTGTGGCCGGTGCTGCTGGCCCTTGTCGCCGTGGGCGTGCGCCGGTGGTCGTGGCGCATCCGGCCGGCGATGGCCATCGCCCTAGGCGCGGTCGCCGTGCCGTCCTTCGTGTGGAACGTCATGGAAACGGCGTCGAACCAGCCCTTCGCATTCTTCGACACGGGCGCGCGGATGTGGGAACTGTCCCTCGGCGGGTTGGTGGCCATCGGGGCGCCCCTGTGGTCGAAACTGCCGCGACGCGTGCGAATGGTGGGCACCGTCGTGGGGTTGGGCGCCGTCGCGGTCTCGGCCTTGGCCGTGCACGAGGCGATGCCGTGGCCGGGGACGCTCGCGCTCTTGCCGACGGTCGGCACCGCGCTCATCATCGTCTCCGGGTCCGCCGGTACCCACGCTCCGGTGATGACGGGGGCGCTGTGGCGCCCGCTCGTGTGGGTCGGCGGAATGTCCTACTCGCTGTATCTGTGGCACTGGCCCGTCCTGATTGCGGCGAGAGAGATCTGGGGTCCGGGCACCGTCGCCAGGGGGCTTGGGGCCATTGGTGTGGCCTTTGTGCTTGCATGGCTCACGCATCGCTTCATCGAGAACCCGGTGCGATTCTCACCCAGGCTGACGGCGTCGGCCTGGCGTTCGCTCGCGATGGGTCTCGGACTGAGCGTGTGTGGTGTGGCGCTCGGCTTGGTCGTGACGCACCTGAGCCCGTCACTGCAGGCGACGCCGGGTGTGGGTGTCGATCCGACCGCGGCGGGCGCCCCTGCCACCGTCGACCTCACCACCGTTGATCCGACCGCGCCCCTTGGTGCGGCCGTCCTGTGGCCGGACCCGGTCGCGCGATGGGCAGACATCCCGAAGTCAGGGGCCGTCACGCCCGTGCCCGACCCTGGCGTCGCCATCAATGACCGGCCCATCTACAACGACCCCAACTGTCACCTGATCATCGAGTTCAACGAGGTGACGCCCCGCTGGTGCATCGCGGGCGACACTCAGGCATCGCGGCGCATCGTGGTGGTCGGGGACTCGAAGGCGATCCAGTGGTACTCCGCGCTCAACGCGTACGGCTTGAAGAACGGCTGGCGGGTCGAATTCACGTCCAAGGCGAGCTGTCCCTTCTCCGAAGCGACCCTCATCGTCAGGTCGGCGCCATATACCCAGTGTGATGAGTGGAACCGCCTCGTGCTGGCGGGGCTCGACGCGAATCCACCCGACGTCGTCATCACGTCGGGCATCTACGGGATCGCCTCCCCGCTGGGATCCTCCGCCGACGTACCCATGTCCGAGGCCGCGGGCATCGACGGATACACGCTGCGATGGACACACCTCGAGTCCGAAGGCATCCACGTGATCGCACTGCTCGACAACCCGCAGCCGCCGCTCGACATCGACGAATGCGTGTTGCACCACCTCTCGGACCTCGATCAGTGCGCACTGAACCGAAGCTCGGCCGTTGGGGTCAGTGGGGGACCGTCGATGCGCGAGGCGGCCGGCCGCACGCCGGGCGTGAGCGTCATTGACTTCACCGACTACTTCTGTGATGCGACCGTGTGCCCAGCGGTGATCGACAACGTGGTCGTCTACCGCGGCGGCTACCACCTGACCGACTCCTACGTCCGTACGCTCGCGCCGATGCTCGACTGGCAGCTCAACCAGATTCTGGGTACGACGGCGACTGCGACGGCGACACCGTAGGTGTAGCGGCTCGATCGCGCCGATCGCGCCGATCGCGGCAAGGGTGGTCGACGAGGGCGGGGCCCCTTACCCCGCCGCAGCGGCCTCGAGCCACGCCAGCGCACCCCGCGCCGCGACCACGCCCGTGCTGAACGACGCCTGCAGCAGGTAGCCGCCCGTGGGTGCCTCCCAGTCGAGCATCTCGCCCGCGACAAACGTGCCGGGGAGTCGGCGCAACATGAGGTGCTCGTCAACCTCCGACCACGCGATGCCGCCCGCGGTGGAGATCGCCCTGTCGATCGGCATCGTCCCCGTGACTACCACTGGCACCGCCTTGACCAGTGCGGCCATCGCGGCGGCGTCGCCCGGCAACTGGCCGCCGCCCGCTTCCCGTAGCAGTCCGATGGCCGCGGGGTCCAGGCCGATCGCACGACGCAACCAGTTCGACGCCGAGTCCTTCGGCCGGCGGTGCTGCAGGCGCTCGGCGAGCTGGTCGACGGTGAGGTCGGGGCGGAGGTCGACCTCGACGACGCATCGGGCGGCGGTGTTGAGCGCGGCGGCGTCGAGGGCCTCCCGGATGGCGCCGCCGCTCGCGTAGACGGGCCCGCCTTCGATCCCCGTCTTGGTGAGCATCGCGTCGCCGCGCACGGGTGCGTTGAGAGAGGTGCCCCGCGGGCCGCGCACGGTCAGGGACACGTTCTTCAGGGGTGTTCCGGCGAACCTCTCGGCGAAGATCTGGGACCACTCGACCCGGACCCCAACGTTCGCGGCCCGCAGCGGCGTCACCTGCACGCCTAGCTCGGCGAACGGGCCCACCCATCCGCCGTCCGAACCGAGGTGTGGCCACGATGCCCCGCCCAGGGCGAAGATCGTGACGTCGCTCGTGACTTCGGTCGTAACGCCGTCAGCGTCGGTGACGAGGAGAGCGTCGGCGCTGCCAGGGGAGCCGTTGCCGGCGTCGGCTGCCCCGCCTGCCCAGCCCGACCAGAACGTCCGACGCTCGATCCGCACCCCGAGTTCGTCGAGTCGTGCGAGCCACGCGCGGAACAGCGGCGTCGCCCGGAACGCCTCGGGGAACACCCGCCCGCTCGACCCGACGAACGTCGGCTCGCCCAGGCCGGCGCACCACTCGCGCAGGTCGTCGGGGCCGAACGCTACGAGCATCGGCGCAATCCTGTCTGCTGACCTGCCGTACCGCGTGACGAAGCGGTCGCGATCCTCCGAATGCGTGAGGTTCAACCCGCCGTGGCCCGCCAGCAGGAACTTGCGGCCGGGGGACGGCATGCGCTCATGAACCGTCACCGACACCCCTGCCCGCGCCAGCACCTCCGCGGCCATGAGGCCGGCGGGGCCGCCGCCGATGACGCGTGCGGTGGTCATCAGGGCTGGTGGCTGGCATCGTGCGCGCCGCGGGCCGCGGCGGCTAGACGCAGGGTCGCGAGCGAGGTGCCGAGGGTGTCAAGGTTCGCCGCGGGCAAGGGCGCCCTGAAGAAAGCCTCGAGCTCCTCGTCAAAGACGACGCTCGCCGAGGCAAGCAGATCGCGGCCCGCGCCCGTGAGTTCAACGATCGACGAGCGACGATCGGCCGGATTGGCGCGGCGAACGCAGTTGCCTGCCGCCTCGAGTCGATCGACCGCCTGGCTGGTGCCACCCACGGTGATGGCAAGCGCGTTGGCGATATCGATCACCCTGCAGGAGGGCGTGGCGTCAATCACCATCATCAGGTTGACGCTGCCAAGGCTGACTCCGGCGTCCTTCATGAGGCGCGCATCGACCGTGTTCCACAGGATGGTCTCGAACCGCACCAGGTCGTCGAAAACCTTACGCAGATCCACCATGGTCGCCCCTCGAGTCGTGTCGGGAATCATAGCACCAACTAGATCGTCGTTAAGTGACTTGACACTAAGTAGATTAGACGTAATGTAGTGCTTACGCTGGTCCAAGGGACCGGACGAAACCCACTCTTGTCCCCGATGTGGAGCAACATGACTCAGCAGCAACGACTGGCGCTCACCGAGATCTTCAGTCACCTTCCCTTTTCCATCACGGGTGACCCCGTGGAACAGCGGGTCAAGATGGAGGCCGCGTTGACAAGGATTCCCCTTGCTGGTGACGTCACAGTGGCCACGGGGTCGCTCGGGGGAATTCCCGTCCTCATCATTGATTCCCAGGGTGTTGACACGTCCAAGGTGCTCCTTCACTTTCACGGCGGGGTGTACGTCTTGGGCTCAGCCCGCGCTGGCGCGGGGCTTGCCGCCGCCCTCGGTAGGAGCGCGGGAATGAGGGTGATCTCGGTCGACTACAGGCTTGCCCCCGAGAACCCCTATCCGGCGGCGCTAGACGACGCGGTTGCCGCCTACCGCGCGGCGCTCGAGCAAACACCCACCTCGCACCTTGCCGTCTCGGGGGAGTCCGCCGGGGGAGGCCTCGCGACAGCGCTCATGGTTCGCTTGGCGGCCGAGGATCTTCCCCTTCCCGCCGCATCGGTGCTTCTGTCACCATGGGTTGATCTCACGCTGGCGGGCGACACCATGGTCAGCAAGGCGTCGATCGATCCGTCGGTGCTCACCCCCGAGGGCTTGCGCGAGCGTGTTCCCGATTATGTGGGCGACGTTGATCCTGCGACGCCGCTGGTCAGCCCGATTTTCGCCGACCTGACGGGGCTTCCGCCGACGCTCATCCAGGTGGGCTCTCACGAGATCCTGCTTGACGATGCCGTGCGGCTCGCGGGTGTTGCCGCGGCGCACGATGTGAATGTCACCCTTCAGGTGACGCCCAAGGTGCCGCACGTCTTCCAGGCCTTTGCCGCCATCCTGGACGAAGGCAAGGCCGCAGTGGAACAGGTGGGCGCCTTCTTGCGCGCGTACGTTGGAATGGTGAGGAGCGACTGATGGCGACGGTTCGACTGATGGAGACAGCCCAGCAGCGCGCGCGAGCCGTGCGCTTCGATCGTTACGGAGACAGGTCCGTCCTCTACGTCGCGGACGTGCCGATGCCCATTCCGGCGGACGGCGAGGTGCTTGTTTCCATCCGTGCGGCGGCCATCAACCCCGGCGAGACGAGCATTCGCACGGGGGCACTCCATGAGCGCTTTCCCGCGACGTTTCCGTCGGGAGAGGGTACCGACCTCGCGGGGGTCGTCACGGAAGTGGGGGCCGATGTCGTCGACTTCGCCGTCGGAGACGAAGTGCTCGGATTCTCGTGGACGCGATCCAGTCACGCGACGCATGCCGCGGTGCCCGCGAGCCAACTCATCCTCAAGCCGGACTCGCTCGACTGGGAGACGGCGGGTTCGCTGGCCGTCGCGGGTTGCGCGGCGTACGCCGCGGTGCGAGCCGTCGGGGCGCAAGCCGGTGAAACCGTGGCGGTATCGGCCGCGGCCGGAGGAGTGGGAGGCATCGTCGTCCAACTGTTGGCCGCGAAGGGTGTCAGAGTGCTCGGCATCGCCTCGTCCTCGAATGACAAGTGGCTGAGTGATCATGGCGCGATTGCGGTCAACTATGGCGAGCGGCTTGGCGAGCGGCTGCTGGCTCGGGCACCCCAAGGCGTCGACGCGTTCATCGACCTCTTCGGCCCCGAATACGTCGAACTCGCCGCGGCCATCGGCGTCCCGCCCGCCCGGATCGAAACCATCATCGCGTTCGAAAAGGCACGCGAACTGGGGGCCAAGGCGGAAGGAGGTGCGTCGGCGTCCACGAGGGAGGTCCTTGGTGAGTTGGCGTCCCTCGTCACGGCGGGCCAACTACGCATCGACATCGCTGCCACCTATCCGCTCGACGACGTGGCCGACGCCTTCGCCGAACTCGAGCAGCGCCACACTCGCGGAAAGATCGTCCTCCTGCCTTCTCTGCCCGCCCCGTCTTCGCAAGGAACACAATGAACCGCATTGCCCTCGTCACCGGCGCCTCCTCGGGCATCGGTGAGGCCTTCGCCCGGCTCCTCGCAGCGTGCAGCCACGACCTCATCCTCACCGCGCGACGCGGCGACCGCCTGACGGCTCTGGCTGCCGAGTTGGAGCACGCCTACGGCGTCGCGGTCGACGTGGTGGTGGCCGATCTCGGCACTGCCGGCGGGAGGGATGTCGTCGCGGGCGTCGTCGAATCCCAGCCAATTGACCTGCTGGTGAACAACGCGGGGTTCGGCGTCTATGCGCCCGTCGCGGAGACCGACCCTGCCGTGCTCGACGCCATGATTCAGCTCAACGTGCTCGCCGTGATGCACCTCACCCGCGCGGCATTGCCCGGAATGCTTGAGCGACGCAGTGGCTCTGTCATTAACGTCGCGTCGGGGCTGGCCTTCGACCCCACTGCCACGCGTGCCACGTACAGCGGCACCAAGGCCTTCGTGGTGAACTTCACGCGCGCCATCGATGAGGAGGTTCGCGAGCAGGGCATTCGTGTTCAGGTGCTGATTCCCGGACTGATTCGCACGGAGTTCCACGACACCTCCGGAACGGAGATTGGCGCCATCCCCGCGGGTTGGCTCATGGACCCCACCGACCTCGCGGCCGCCTCCCTGACGGGCCTCGAACGCGGTGAGGTGGTATGCGTGCCAGCTCTTCCGGACGCAGGCAAGGTGGCAGCCGCGCTCGATCTTCAGGCAGCGCTTACCAGGGAGCTCGTGAGGTTCGGCGCCTCCGCGAATCGCTACCGGGAGACCACGAACTAGGCATCCGGCCGGGCGTGTGTCTCACCCGCGCCGGGTGCCTCTCTCCACGCCCCCACGCTCGCCTGAGGGGGACCTTTGTCCCGCGAGACCGGGTCGCGCCTGTGGCTATAGTTCAAATGTGATTGATTCAAAAACTGTTGAAGCGACTAATGCCGTCAGTGGCCCCATCGAGGTGCTGCAGGCGATAGCCGACCCGGTGCGCTGGACGGTCCTTGACCTGCTTGCCGAGGCGCCGCGGTGCGTGTGCAAGCTGCAGGACCAGATCCCGATCGCGGGCAACCTATTGAGCTACCACCTCAAGGTGCTGCGCGAGGCCGGGTTGATCACGTCAGTGCGGCGCGGCCGATGGATCGACTACTCGCTCGCCGACGATGCCCGAGAGCGGATGCTTGCCACGTTGCCAGGTGCGGGTGCCCCCGCGTCGACCGATACCCGCCGATCCGATACCCGCCGAACCCTCACCGAAAGCTGAGACGCACATGACCGACAACGCGACACGAGAACCCGTCCCTGACTCCTCCGTGAGTCCGGCCAGCCCGGAAGGACAGCCGATCGCAAACGGACAGCCCGCCGCGGCCACACCGCTGATTTCGACCACCCAGCCCGCCGCGCCCGTCGGCCTCACGCCCAACCAGACTAGGCTGCGCACTCTGCACCCAGGCTGGTTTGCCTCCGTGATGGGCACCGCCATCGTCGCCGTGGCCACATACGACAACCCCGGCAACATCACCGCACTGCGCGGCGCCGCCCACGGCATCGGCGCTGGGGTAGCGGTCCTGGCCTACGCGTTGGGCATCGTGCTGACCGTCGCTTACCTGGCCCGTTGGGTCCGCCACACCGACGCCGCCCGCGCCGACCTGCGCCACCCGATCATGGGTGCGATGCACGCGACGGTGCCCGCGGGTCTGCTCGTCCTGGCCGTCATGACCTCCGTCGTCGGCCCGGAACTGTTCCCCGCGACAGCGGTGACGGCGATCATCGCCACCCTCGCCATCGTCGGCGTCACCCTGGGCCTGATCGTCAGCGTGGCCTTCGCCTACACGCTCTTCACGAGTGAGCACCCTATCGCCGCGGTCAACGGCGGGTGGTTCATTCCCCCTGTCGTCACGATCATCATCCCGATGGCGCTGACGCCGCTCATGCCCCACGTGGGGGCTGGCACCGCGCGGCTGCTCCTCGCGCTGGGTTACGCGACCTTCGGCATGGGCTTCCTGCTGTTCGTGTTCACGATGAGCCTGCTCCACGACCGCCTCGTGCTCCACCCCCTGCCGCCCGCAGCGCTCGCCCCGACGGTATGGATCGGGTTGGGGCCGGTCGGCGTCGGGACGCTCGTGGCCTTGGGGCTCGCCCACGCCGGGCAGTCCATGTTTGGCGCCTCTGGCGCGACGATCTCCATCATCAGCCTGCTGTTCGCGACCGCCGTGTGGGGCTTCGGCGCGTGGTGGCTGGCGATCGCGGTCGCCCTGCTCGTGCGGTACCTGCGTGCCGGCGGGCTGCCGTTCCACCTGGGCTGGTGGGCCTTCACCTTCCCGCTCGGGGCCTTCACCGTGTCGACGTTGGCCCTCGCTCGCTCCTGGGATGCACCCGTGCTCGAAGCGATCGCGGCGCTGTTGTACCTGGCCCTTGTCGGGTTCTGGGCCGTCGTCGCTGTGCGGACGGCTGCGGCGACGCGCACGGGCAAGATCTGGCTGCGCTGACCTCGACGGAGGGCAGCCCGCCCGCTGAGCCCGCCCGCTGACCCCGACAGGGGCCCCACTGACCACGGCAGGGCCCCACTGCGCACGGCCACCGCGACTTACAAGAGAATCGAAAGGAAGTGCATGATGACAACGAATGATCACGTCGACGTACTGGTGATCGGTGGCGGCCCTGGCGGTACCCCTGCGGCGATGGCGCTTGGCCGTGCAGGCAAGCACGTCATGCTGGTCGAGGCCGGACGTGGTCTCGGCGGCACGTGCCTCTTTGAGGGGTGCATCCCCTCGAAGATTTTCCGCGAGACCGCGGCCAGGCGGCACGAGATCGTCCGCGCAGGGGAGTTCGGCCTGCGACTCGGGAGCTCCGACCTGCCCGGCATCGACTGGGCCGCGGTCCAGAGCCGTCGCGACCGCATCCTGTCCGGCCGGGCGCAAGGCGCATTGGCCCACACCGAGGCGATGCCCTCGCTCGATGTCGTCTTCGGCAGGGCACGACTGACAGGTGCCCGCACCGCGCTCGTCGAGACGCCGGACATGCAGCGCACCGTCACGTTCGACCGCGCGATTCTTGCCACTGGTTCCGTGCCAGCCTCCTTGCCGATCCCTGGTGCGGAACTCCCAGGCGTAATCGACTCCACGCAACTCATAGAGATCGACGCAATCCCGCGCTCGATGGTGCTGATTGGGGCGGGGCCCATCGGCGTCGAGATGGCGCAGATCTTCGCGATGCTGGGCACTCGCGTGACCATCCTGGAAGTCGCGGACCGCATCCTCGGACCGGTCGATGCCGTTCTCGCCGGGCGGCTAGAGAAGCGCCTGGTCCAGGACGGGATTGAGGTCCACACCAAGGCGACCGTCGCCTCCATCACCGGGGACCGGGGCTCTCACGTGACGACCTTCTCCGTCGGCGGCAAGGAGATGACGGCTGAGACCGAGGTGGTAGCCATCGTCGCCGGTAGGCGCCCCAATGTCGCGGGCCTTGGCCTGGAGAACACCCAGGTTCTCAGCGACAAGAACGGAGTCATCGTCGATGACACACTGCAGACCGGTGAGCCGGGCATCTACGCCACCGGCGACCTGCTCGGCAACCCGATGTTCGCCCACTGGGCCACCGCCCAGGCTCTTGCGGTGGCACGCCACCTGCTGGGCGCACCCGTCGAGTTCCCGCGGCCGGAGCACAACAGTGCGGTGATCTTCTCCTACCCCGAGATTGGCATGGTGGGATTGACGGAGGAGGCCGCCCGCGCGGGAGGCCTGGATGTGGGCGTCTCCGAATATGACTACAAGGGCGACGCCCGCGCTCAGATCAGCGGTGACGCCGATGGTCTGCTGCGCATCGTCTACGCGCCCGACTCGCGCCGGGTCCTCGGTGTTCATGTGCTTGTAGAGGGCGCCGCCGACCTGATGGGCGAGGCGGCGCTCGCTGTCAGGGTCGGCTCGACAGTTGAGGACCTGGCGAGCACCATCCACCCGCACCCGACCCTCACCGAGGCCTTCGGGCTTGCCGCGCTCGCGGTTGGCGGCCGTAGGCGGGAGTGACGCTGGCGGCCGGGCGGCGCGAGTTGGGCCAGCACCGCTTGAGACCGCCCTTCGGGGTGGTCTTTCGCGTTTCTGGACGTGGTGGCTGCGAAGGTGGCACGCTCGACCCATGAAGCCGACCGCATCGCCATCCGATCTGTCCGATCTGTCCGATCTGTCCGCATCCGACCCGTCCGCCGATTCTCTTCACGTCACTCTCGCGCCGATGGACGAGCAGGGCATCGAGCTCTTCGAGCGGGCTCTCCTTTCTTCGGCGGGCACCGGCGAGTTTCAGTGGTTTGGGTTTACAAGCGCCGCCCACCTGCGCGCGCGGCTGGCCGAGGACGGCTTTCTCTCGCCCGGCGGCGGCGGCGGCATGCTGGCGATCCTGTGGGACGAGCGCCACGTCGGAAGGGTCGAGTGGTCTGCCAGGAGTTGGGGCAGGCCCGCAACCTCGTCGTGTTGGGAAATTGCGATTGGCATCGGCGCCGAGCACCGGGGTCAGGGCATCGGCTCCACCGCGCAGGACCTGCTCGCGCGGTACCTTTTCGAGCACACGCGCGCCGAGCGGGTCCAGGCCAGCACGGACGTCGAGAACCTCGCTGAACGTCGCGCGCTGATCAAGGCGGGTTTCCAGGAAGAGGGGACCGTGCGCCGGGCCCAGTGGCGCGCGGGCGAGTGGCACGACATGGTGCTGTACTCGCGGTTGCGCGAACTCGGCTGACGGGGCCACCGCCCGCCCCTGCGCTCGCGCGTGGTGGCTTGATCTGTACCGGTTTTGGGCTTGTCCTGTTGCGTGGTGGCTTGATCTGTACCGTTCGGGGTGGTGTTCCTCAGCCCGCACCCGCACCCGCACCCGCACCCGCACCCGCACCCGCACCCGCACCCCGCCAGCCGGACTCGCGTCGTCCCCGGGACGTGTGTTGGTGGTGTCTCCACAGGGTGTTGTGCCTGGTAGGTGGTTGTCTGACCCTGCTGGTTGACTGTTCTTGTGGCCATCGACGCGGCGGAAATTTCCAGGGTGAGTGCCCTGGTGGGTGTGCTCGCGCGCCGTGACGTGTCGGACCTTCCGGATGCTGCTTTCTTGGAGGCGCACGAGGAGATGGGCCGGCTCGAGCGGTTGGTTGGGACGTGGGGGGCGCGTTTCGCGGGTGATGTCGCGCGCAGGTCCGCCCCCGACCTGCCAGGTGGTGGTTTGGCACGAAGGCAGGGTTTCGGCAACGCGGGGGCGATGGTTGCCCGGGTGACGGGTGGGACGACCGCGGGTGCGATGCGCTCCATTGAGGCAGGGCTCGCGCTCATGCCGGCGGTGGTGTTGGTTGCGTCGCCCGATGGGTCCTTACCCACCCAGTCCACCACCCCACCTGCGCCCCGCTATCCCGCGGTGGCACAGGCCGCCCACGCGGGTGATCTGGCCGTTGATGCGGCGGGGTTGATCACCGCAGGGCTGGAAACTCTTGCGGAACGGGTGCCGAGTGAACGGTTGCAGGAGTTGGAGCGTCGCCTGGTGGACCGGGCGGTGCATTTGGCGGTGCATGAGGTGCGGCGCCTGGTCGCCCACGCGGTGGCACACGCTGACCTTGCCGGTCATGAACAGCGTGAACGCCGTCAGCATGAGGAGCGGTTCCTGGCGTGGAAGGAAGACCACACCGGGATGGTCACCTTCACCGGCAAACTCGACGCCGTCACAGCAGCACCCATTCGTACCGTGATCGAACAAATCGTCACCCATCAGTTCCGTGCCAGGCGTGACCAAGACCCGTCGCAGCGTGATCAGCGCACGCCAGATTTGAGAACTGTGGGTCAGATGCGGGCCGATGCCTTGTTTGAGGTCTGTCGGCACGCGTTGGGCTGCAAGGAAACGGACCGGTCGGGGATCCGCACCACCATCATCGTGCGGATGAGCCTGCGCGACCGCGACACGGGGACCGGTTTGGGCAGTATTGACGGCACCAACCAACCCGTCTCAGTAGGTCAGCTGCGCCGTCTCGCGGGGGATGCGGGCATCATTGCCGAAGTGTTGGGCGGCGAGAGTGAGGTACTCGACCTGGGCCGCAGAGTCAGGCTCTTCACACCGGCACAAAGACTCGCGTTACTCGAACGCGACGGCGGGTGCGCCAAATGTCATGCCCCACCCGAACACTGCGAAGCCCACCACATCCACTGGTGGGAAAGAGGCGGTCGCACAGACCTGTCAAACGGGGTAATGCTTTGCACCAGATGCCACCACGACATCCACCGCCAAGGCTGGAACATTCAAGTGGAACACGGGCGGGTCAACTTCATCCCACCACCCCACATCGACCCCACATGCAGACCCAGACCA from Demequina lutea includes:
- a CDS encoding GNAT family N-acetyltransferase, with product MKPTASPSDLSDLSDLSASDPSADSLHVTLAPMDEQGIELFERALLSSAGTGEFQWFGFTSAAHLRARLAEDGFLSPGGGGGMLAILWDERHVGRVEWSARSWGRPATSSCWEIAIGIGAEHRGQGIGSTAQDLLARYLFEHTRAERVQASTDVENLAERRALIKAGFQEEGTVRRAQWRAGEWHDMVLYSRLRELG
- a CDS encoding HNH endonuclease; this translates as MAIDAAEISRVSALVGVLARRDVSDLPDAAFLEAHEEMGRLERLVGTWGARFAGDVARRSAPDLPGGGLARRQGFGNAGAMVARVTGGTTAGAMRSIEAGLALMPAVVLVASPDGSLPTQSTTPPAPRYPAVAQAAHAGDLAVDAAGLITAGLETLAERVPSERLQELERRLVDRAVHLAVHEVRRLVAHAVAHADLAGHEQRERRQHEERFLAWKEDHTGMVTFTGKLDAVTAAPIRTVIEQIVTHQFRARRDQDPSQRDQRTPDLRTVGQMRADALFEVCRHALGCKETDRSGIRTTIIVRMSLRDRDTGTGLGSIDGTNQPVSVGQLRRLAGDAGIIAEVLGGESEVLDLGRRVRLFTPAQRLALLERDGGCAKCHAPPEHCEAHHIHWWERGGRTDLSNGVMLCTRCHHDIHRQGWNIQVEHGRVNFIPPPHIDPTCRPRPGGLAAITIDIEDLKPGDPPFDRALDNHALDNHALDNHALDNHALDNHALDNHAWNDPAGDYAA